From the Rhodopirellula bahusiensis genome, one window contains:
- a CDS encoding outer membrane protein assembly factor BamB family protein has protein sequence MSDAELESIEKAAEDSASEPSTTERVANELSPLRVWPAVVLLVLMAIARFVPPTIEDAPLILMMVAVIGPVVLGALILLWWLTFSRASLKERLVGFFGALLIALGCILSLDKTMIGPGIMMVTVPLGTAAFGIGAVLLSRWLSFNRTIVALLLALCGFGYSTLLRSEGMWGHFALDLHWRWEPTAEELMLADRADAPTSDAAISSDAEMDEWLADPQWTQFRGPGRVSQQHGPAIQTDWLTNKPELIWKIPVGPGWSSFAVAGNLLFTQEQRGEQETVVCYTADEGIEVWSQEIESRFFDPLGGPGPRATPTLFDGSVFVQGASGQLQRLDAKTGESIWEVDVREVADREPPVWGFSSSPLVVGSAVIVHAGGEDDKGTLAFEIESGELKWSTAAGDHSYSSPQLLNLFGEDYVVMFTNAGMNILDPESGESRCDFEWKLEGYSAVQPQVIAGNSIVLASQQETRCLDLTQTADGFEVEERWASRKLKPDFNDFVIHDGYAYGFDAEIFACVDLETGQREWKRGRYGKGQVLMLADSGVLLVIGERGELILLAANPSKHEELASFEALDGKTWNHPVVIGDRLYVRNSQEAACYRLPVENESENPDDLAGQSAAPL, from the coding sequence ATGAGTGATGCTGAACTTGAGTCTATCGAGAAAGCGGCGGAAGACTCGGCGTCCGAGCCATCCACCACAGAGCGTGTCGCGAACGAGTTGAGTCCACTTCGAGTTTGGCCAGCGGTTGTGCTGCTGGTGCTGATGGCGATCGCCCGATTTGTGCCTCCGACGATTGAAGACGCTCCGCTGATCTTGATGATGGTGGCGGTGATTGGCCCGGTGGTGTTGGGGGCATTGATCTTGCTGTGGTGGCTGACCTTCAGTCGTGCCTCGCTGAAAGAACGCTTGGTCGGGTTCTTCGGAGCGTTGTTGATCGCCCTTGGTTGCATCTTGTCGTTGGACAAAACGATGATCGGCCCGGGCATCATGATGGTGACTGTTCCACTTGGCACGGCCGCGTTTGGCATCGGGGCCGTGTTGCTGAGTCGTTGGCTTTCTTTCAACCGAACGATTGTCGCGCTGCTACTGGCATTGTGCGGGTTTGGGTATTCGACGCTCCTACGAAGCGAAGGCATGTGGGGGCACTTCGCTTTGGATCTTCATTGGCGTTGGGAACCGACGGCGGAAGAGTTGATGCTGGCCGATCGAGCGGATGCACCGACTAGCGATGCTGCGATCAGCTCGGACGCCGAAATGGACGAGTGGCTTGCCGATCCACAATGGACTCAGTTTCGTGGACCAGGACGAGTGAGCCAACAGCACGGACCAGCGATCCAGACGGACTGGTTGACGAACAAGCCCGAACTGATTTGGAAGATTCCCGTTGGTCCCGGGTGGTCGTCGTTCGCCGTGGCTGGGAATTTGTTGTTCACACAGGAACAACGCGGCGAACAAGAGACCGTGGTTTGCTACACCGCCGATGAAGGCATCGAAGTTTGGTCGCAGGAAATCGAATCGCGGTTCTTTGATCCGCTGGGTGGGCCCGGCCCAAGAGCCACGCCAACGCTTTTTGATGGCAGCGTTTTTGTTCAAGGAGCGAGCGGGCAACTGCAGCGACTGGATGCCAAAACTGGGGAATCGATTTGGGAAGTGGACGTGCGAGAGGTCGCTGACCGGGAGCCGCCGGTGTGGGGATTCTCTTCGTCTCCCTTGGTCGTTGGTTCGGCCGTGATCGTTCACGCGGGAGGCGAAGATGACAAGGGCACACTCGCTTTTGAAATCGAGTCGGGCGAATTGAAATGGTCCACCGCGGCTGGCGATCATTCCTACAGCTCCCCGCAATTGCTGAATCTGTTCGGCGAAGACTACGTGGTGATGTTCACCAACGCTGGCATGAATATTCTGGATCCAGAGTCCGGCGAATCGCGTTGCGACTTCGAATGGAAACTGGAAGGCTACAGTGCCGTGCAACCTCAGGTCATCGCGGGCAATTCGATTGTGCTGGCCAGCCAACAAGAAACGCGGTGTTTGGACCTGACCCAAACGGCAGACGGATTCGAGGTCGAAGAGCGTTGGGCCTCTCGAAAGCTGAAGCCGGACTTCAATGACTTCGTGATTCACGACGGTTATGCGTACGGCTTCGATGCGGAGATCTTCGCATGCGTTGACTTGGAGACTGGCCAACGAGAATGGAAGCGTGGACGTTACGGGAAGGGCCAAGTTTTGATGCTCGCCGACTCCGGTGTGTTGTTGGTGATCGGCGAACGGGGCGAACTCATTTTGTTGGCGGCGAATCCGTCGAAGCATGAAGAGCTCGCGAGCTTCGAAGCCCTCGACGGCAAAACTTGGAACCATCCGGTGGTCATTGGCGACCGGTTGTACGTTCGCAATTCGCAAGAGGCAGCCTGTTATCGCTTGCCGGTGGAGAACGAGTCAGAAAATCCTGATGACTTGGCGGGTCAATCAGCTGCACCGCTCTAG
- a CDS encoding siderophore-interacting protein translates to MAKRPERELEVIRSTPITEHMLRITLGGEELASLAADQESAYVKLLISQSDGEPPLKRSYTIRHQRPTEIDIDFVLHESPGPASAWAIGAQPGDRITVAGPGPKKLINHAADWFLLAGDMTAIPAISVNLRQLPEDAIGYVVIEVPSPADIQDLEHPAKVELHWEVNPEPDVDGLFLASKVRTLSWLEGQPAVWAACEFNSMRVLRSFLGEHDNLPNTHLYLSSYWKLGQSDEGHKQAKRLDSEQEEVNKGA, encoded by the coding sequence ATGGCAAAACGCCCCGAAAGGGAACTGGAAGTGATCCGGTCGACTCCCATCACCGAGCATATGTTGCGCATTACATTGGGCGGCGAAGAGCTCGCGAGCCTTGCCGCGGATCAAGAGAGCGCGTATGTGAAGTTGTTGATCTCTCAGAGTGATGGTGAACCGCCTTTGAAACGCAGTTATACGATTCGCCACCAGCGACCGACAGAAATTGACATCGACTTTGTCTTGCATGAGTCGCCTGGACCGGCGTCTGCTTGGGCGATCGGTGCTCAACCGGGAGATCGGATCACTGTCGCGGGGCCAGGCCCGAAAAAGCTGATCAATCACGCCGCGGACTGGTTCCTGTTGGCGGGAGACATGACGGCGATTCCGGCGATCAGTGTGAACTTGAGGCAATTGCCCGAGGACGCAATTGGCTACGTCGTGATCGAGGTCCCCAGTCCGGCGGACATTCAGGATCTGGAGCATCCGGCAAAGGTGGAACTTCATTGGGAGGTCAACCCGGAACCTGATGTCGATGGCTTGTTCCTTGCTTCGAAGGTTCGAACGCTATCGTGGTTGGAAGGCCAACCTGCGGTTTGGGCCGCCTGTGAGTTCAACAGCATGCGGGTGCTGAGAAGTTTTCTGGGAGAGCACGACAATCTTCCCAACACGCATCTGTACCTGTCGAGTTACTGGAAGCTCGGCCAATCCGACGAAGGTCATAAACAAGCCAAGCGACTCGACAGCGAACAGGAAGAGGTGAACAAGGGAGCGTGA
- a CDS encoding SDR family oxidoreductase: protein MNETTNKTAIVTGASRGIGAAVAKRLASDGFNVIVNYAGSQDAATEVVNTIETAGGHAFAVQADVSDSAAVKRMFDRAESEYGGVDVLVNNAGIMKLAPIAECDDSVFDDQVAVNFRGTFNTLREAGKRLRDGGRIVNFSTTVVGLKFETYGVYAGIKAAVETMTGIMAKEMRGRNITVNAVAPGPTGTALFLDGKSDELVEKLSKAAPLERLATPEDIAGVVSFLVGPDGGWVNGQTVRANGGMV from the coding sequence ATGAACGAAACGACTAACAAGACCGCGATCGTGACGGGGGCATCGCGAGGGATCGGCGCCGCCGTTGCAAAGCGGCTCGCCAGTGATGGTTTCAACGTCATCGTCAATTACGCTGGCAGTCAGGATGCGGCAACCGAGGTTGTGAACACCATCGAAACGGCGGGTGGTCATGCCTTTGCGGTCCAGGCCGACGTTTCCGATTCCGCCGCGGTCAAACGAATGTTCGATCGTGCTGAGTCAGAATATGGCGGTGTGGATGTGCTGGTGAACAACGCGGGCATCATGAAGTTGGCGCCGATTGCGGAATGCGATGATTCCGTGTTTGACGATCAAGTCGCTGTCAACTTTCGTGGCACGTTCAACACGTTGCGGGAGGCTGGAAAGCGATTGCGAGACGGCGGGCGAATCGTCAACTTTTCCACGACCGTCGTGGGATTGAAGTTCGAGACGTACGGTGTTTATGCAGGCATCAAAGCCGCGGTCGAAACAATGACCGGGATCATGGCGAAGGAAATGCGAGGAAGGAACATCACGGTCAACGCCGTCGCACCTGGACCGACGGGCACTGCGTTGTTCCTCGACGGCAAATCCGACGAATTGGTGGAGAAACTATCCAAAGCGGCTCCATTGGAACGACTGGCGACGCCGGAAGACATCGCAGGTGTTGTCTCGTTCTTGGTCGGCCCCGATGGTGGCTGGGTGAACGGTCAAACGGTTCGTGCCAACGGAGGCATGGTCTGA